One region of Synergistaceae bacterium genomic DNA includes:
- a CDS encoding HAD family phosphatase, with the protein MINTVIFDIGGVLVDFDWEGFIHRMFPGRRELIAELDEAVWGNRRWDRLDAGDDPEEVFTDIIAHAPGHESELRKVFANVGDTLKKRPATPVWLKDVKSRGYRVLYLSNYSRYVMSCNPDVLDFLPLMDGGIFSCDVRMIKPDREIYEALAVKYNLVPSECVFIDDLERNVKAGRDFGYHAIQFVTLRQAQEDLNRLLEEEK; encoded by the coding sequence ATGATTAACACTGTGATATTTGACATAGGCGGAGTCCTTGTTGATTTCGACTGGGAGGGCTTCATTCACCGAATGTTCCCGGGACGCAGGGAATTAATCGCGGAGCTTGACGAGGCTGTCTGGGGTAATAGGCGGTGGGACAGGCTTGACGCGGGCGACGACCCGGAGGAAGTTTTCACGGACATAATCGCCCATGCTCCCGGCCATGAGTCAGAACTCCGAAAAGTTTTCGCCAACGTCGGCGACACCCTCAAGAAGAGACCTGCGACCCCCGTTTGGCTGAAGGACGTAAAATCGCGGGGCTATCGTGTGCTTTACCTGTCGAACTACTCGCGCTACGTCATGAGCTGTAACCCTGATGTTCTCGACTTCCTGCCATTGATGGACGGGGGTATATTTTCGTGTGATGTGCGTATGATAAAGCCTGACCGGGAAATCTACGAGGCTTTAGCGGTGAAGTATAATCTTGTGCCGTCTGAGTGTGTCTTCATTGATGATCTTGAACGTAATGTGAAGGCCGGAAGGGATTTCGGGTATCACGCGATTCAGTTCGTAACACTGAGGCAGGCTCAGGAAGATTTGAACAGGCTGTTAGAGGAGGAGAAGTAA
- a CDS encoding RnfABCDGE type electron transport complex subunit D produces MSTKLTVSSSPHVHSDFSTQKIMGMVIYSLVPAGIMGVYLLGFRSLLVIIACIAACVLCEWCWQKFIMHRKDTTGDLSAVVTGLLLAYNLPPTIPIWMAVCGSVFAIIIVKQFYGGIGCNIVNPALAARAMMLISWPTAMTTWTVQGISGATPLAAMKAGTMPANLSWWSLISGDMGGCIGETSAILLILGGAYLVWEGVISARIPLTYILTTAILSALFNHGGGMFPVHEILTGGLLLGAIFMATDYTTSPMTEKGQYIYAFGCGLLTALIRTWGGYPEGVSFSILIMNIAVPLIDKYTEPRTLGAPKSNFFKRMGGKS; encoded by the coding sequence ATGTCAACAAAACTCACAGTATCATCATCACCGCATGTTCACTCCGATTTCAGCACACAGAAAATTATGGGCATGGTCATATATTCGCTCGTGCCCGCCGGGATTATGGGAGTGTACCTTCTTGGCTTCCGTTCGCTTCTCGTGATTATCGCGTGTATTGCGGCGTGCGTCCTTTGCGAATGGTGCTGGCAGAAATTTATCATGCACAGGAAGGACACTACCGGGGATCTTTCAGCAGTTGTTACGGGATTATTGTTAGCGTATAACCTTCCCCCTACGATTCCAATTTGGATGGCGGTTTGCGGCTCAGTGTTCGCGATAATTATCGTGAAACAGTTTTACGGCGGAATAGGCTGCAACATCGTCAACCCTGCGTTAGCCGCGCGTGCAATGATGCTAATCTCATGGCCAACAGCTATGACTACATGGACAGTGCAGGGAATCTCAGGGGCGACTCCTCTTGCGGCAATGAAGGCCGGAACAATGCCCGCTAATCTCTCATGGTGGAGCCTAATTTCCGGCGACATGGGCGGCTGTATCGGCGAGACTAGCGCAATACTTCTCATACTCGGCGGGGCTTATCTCGTCTGGGAGGGCGTAATCTCTGCGCGTATCCCCCTGACCTACATACTGACTACAGCTATATTGTCGGCACTCTTCAATCACGGCGGGGGAATGTTCCCCGTTCACGAAATTCTGACGGGCGGACTCCTTCTCGGTGCTATCTTCATGGCAACTGACTACACTACATCACCGATGACGGAGAAAGGGCAGTACATTTACGCGTTCGGCTGCGGGCTTCTTACAGCGTTAATCAGGACATGGGGCGGCTACCCTGAAGGCGTATCGTTCTCGATTCTCATCATGAACATTGCAGTACCGTTAATCGACAAGTATACAGAGCCTCGGACACTGGGCGCGCCGAAAAGTAATTTCTTCAAGAGGATGGGGGGCAAATCATAA
- a CDS encoding class I fructose-bisphosphate aldolase, with translation MQYGKIEALLGSEAESLLTHECKTISKDMLSLPGPDFVDRVISMSDRPVPVMRAMQTLFSHGRLANTGYISILPVDQGIEHSAGASFGPNPIYFDPENIIKLAIEAGCNAVATTLGVLGATSRKYAHKIPFVLKLNHNELLTYPNQFDQVLFASVEQAYNLGAVAVGATIYFGSPESTRQIQEISKAFHQAHQMGMATILWCYLRNSAFKVKNGDKVTDYHASADLTGQANHLGVTIEADIIKQKLPENNGGYPAMGKGYGKTSKEMYDKLTTDHPIDLARYQVANCYMGRAGLINSGGASGENDLAQAVRTAVINKRAGGMGLILGRKAFQRPMSEGVQIINAVQDVYLCKEITVA, from the coding sequence ATGCAGTACGGAAAAATTGAAGCTCTCTTAGGCTCAGAGGCCGAGTCGCTCCTGACTCACGAATGCAAAACCATCAGCAAAGATATGCTCTCACTTCCCGGCCCGGATTTTGTTGACCGCGTAATCAGCATGTCCGACCGCCCTGTACCTGTCATGCGCGCAATGCAGACTCTTTTCTCACATGGCCGTCTCGCAAACACCGGGTATATTTCGATTCTTCCTGTCGATCAGGGCATAGAGCATTCAGCAGGCGCGTCATTCGGCCCGAACCCGATATATTTCGACCCTGAGAACATCATAAAGCTCGCTATTGAGGCAGGCTGCAACGCTGTGGCAACAACTCTCGGCGTTCTCGGCGCAACTTCACGCAAATACGCCCACAAGATTCCGTTCGTCCTCAAGCTGAATCACAATGAGCTTCTCACTTACCCGAACCAGTTCGACCAGGTATTATTCGCGTCAGTCGAGCAGGCGTACAATCTCGGAGCTGTGGCAGTAGGCGCGACAATCTATTTCGGCAGCCCTGAGTCAACGAGGCAGATACAGGAGATCTCAAAGGCATTCCATCAGGCTCACCAAATGGGAATGGCGACAATTTTATGGTGCTACCTGAGAAATTCCGCGTTCAAAGTCAAGAACGGCGACAAGGTTACGGACTACCACGCCTCAGCAGACTTAACCGGGCAGGCCAATCATCTCGGTGTTACGATTGAGGCCGACATCATCAAGCAGAAATTACCCGAAAACAACGGCGGCTATCCCGCAATGGGCAAAGGCTACGGCAAAACGTCAAAGGAAATGTACGACAAGCTCACGACAGATCACCCAATAGATTTGGCGCGCTATCAGGTCGCAAACTGCTACATGGGCAGGGCTGGTCTCATCAATTCGGGCGGGGCTTCCGGCGAAAATGACCTCGCGCAGGCAGTACGCACAGCCGTAATCAACAAGAGAGCCGGCGGAATGGGACTCATTCTCGGCAGAAAGGCTTTCCAGCGTCCAATGTCTGAAGGTGTGCAGATCATCAACGCAGTACAGGATGTATATCTCTGCAAGGAAATCACAGTAGCGTAA
- the rsxC gene encoding electron transport complex subunit RsxC, protein MNLPTFLGGVHPPEGKALTENKAIEILRPTDSREFVYPLSQHIGAPCSSLVKKGDHVLAGQKIADSEAFVSAPIFSGVSGTVKEVAPRMTIAGSVDPCIVIESDGKYEKAPSLLEEFGHKPQPSEYVKLIRSAGIVGMGGACFPTHVKLSPPKDRVIKWIIVNAAECEPYLSCDNRLMIESPDEIIRGLGYVLEIFPEAAGVIAIENNKPEAIATMTARNKNPRISVMPHTVKYPQGAEKMLIWSVTGQEIPLVPALPADVGCIILNTRTTWHICKAIEDGEPVTERVISVTGDAVCEPKNVQVPLGISVRELVNFCGGFSDEPVKILAGGPMMGLAMRSVDVPVVKGTSGILALTKKLAYIAEESACIRCGKCIEACPMHLNPTYLDQLVRKRDYESFEAYNGMNCIECGCCSYSCPASRHLTQTCKEGKAAVNLARRKAAAQAKAKQEAK, encoded by the coding sequence ATGAACCTGCCTACATTCTTAGGGGGAGTGCATCCCCCTGAAGGCAAAGCACTCACGGAGAACAAAGCCATAGAAATTTTGAGGCCGACTGATTCGCGTGAGTTCGTTTATCCGCTGTCCCAGCATATCGGTGCGCCGTGTTCGTCTCTCGTGAAGAAGGGCGATCACGTTCTTGCAGGACAAAAAATCGCCGACTCTGAAGCGTTCGTATCAGCCCCGATTTTCTCAGGGGTATCGGGAACGGTGAAGGAAGTCGCCCCGCGAATGACGATAGCCGGAAGCGTTGACCCGTGCATAGTCATCGAGAGCGACGGAAAATACGAGAAAGCACCGTCCCTGCTTGAGGAGTTCGGACACAAGCCGCAGCCGTCCGAGTATGTGAAGCTGATTCGCTCGGCGGGCATTGTCGGCATGGGCGGAGCATGTTTCCCGACTCACGTCAAACTTTCACCGCCGAAAGACCGCGTAATCAAATGGATAATCGTAAACGCCGCGGAGTGTGAGCCGTATTTGTCCTGCGACAACAGGCTAATGATTGAGAGTCCTGACGAGATTATACGGGGGCTGGGCTATGTGCTTGAGATTTTCCCGGAGGCCGCCGGAGTCATTGCCATTGAGAACAACAAGCCCGAAGCAATCGCGACAATGACAGCCCGCAACAAGAACCCGCGTATTTCCGTCATGCCTCACACCGTCAAATATCCGCAGGGCGCGGAAAAAATGCTCATATGGTCAGTAACAGGCCAGGAAATTCCGTTAGTGCCTGCTCTGCCCGCTGATGTCGGCTGTATCATCCTCAACACCCGCACAACGTGGCACATCTGCAAGGCCATTGAGGACGGAGAGCCGGTAACAGAGCGCGTAATCTCCGTAACCGGCGATGCTGTATGTGAGCCGAAAAATGTGCAGGTTCCGTTAGGGATTTCAGTCCGTGAGCTTGTGAACTTCTGCGGGGGATTCAGTGATGAGCCTGTGAAGATTCTTGCGGGCGGGCCGATGATGGGACTCGCTATGCGCTCGGTTGATGTCCCTGTCGTCAAAGGCACATCGGGAATTTTAGCCCTCACAAAGAAACTCGCCTATATCGCCGAGGAGTCAGCCTGTATTCGCTGCGGGAAATGTATCGAGGCTTGTCCCATGCACCTTAACCCGACATATTTAGACCAGCTTGTGAGGAAACGCGACTATGAGTCATTCGAGGCGTATAACGGTATGAATTGCATTGAGTGCGGGTGCTGCTCGTATTCCTGCCCTGCGTCAAGACATCTGACTCAGACGTGCAAAGAGGGTAAAGCGGCGGTAAATCTCGCACGGAGAAAAGCGGCGGCTCAGGCAAAAGCGAAACAGGAGGCGAAATAG
- a CDS encoding isochorismatase family protein, which yields MKEILVVDCQYDFIDGSLACGHSEEAVKNIITFINKNPDAKIFYSADNHSAKHCSYIPNGGTWPIHCQAKTHGAELHESFTRDINNPSQRPNEYTTYYKGEDDSVEEYSAYEAKNIAGEKLCDILGREVTVTGIATEFCVKESVIALINSGRKVTVKADMLGWVDAENHKKTLDELAKMGAVIE from the coding sequence ATGAAAGAAATATTAGTAGTGGACTGCCAATATGATTTTATTGACGGCTCATTAGCCTGCGGGCATTCGGAGGAAGCTGTGAAGAACATCATCACATTTATCAACAAGAACCCAGACGCAAAAATCTTCTACTCAGCCGACAATCACAGCGCGAAACATTGCAGCTACATTCCCAACGGCGGAACATGGCCGATACATTGCCAGGCAAAGACTCACGGCGCGGAGCTTCACGAGTCATTTACTCGCGACATCAATAACCCTTCACAGCGTCCGAACGAGTACACGACATACTACAAGGGCGAAGATGATTCAGTCGAGGAATATTCAGCATACGAGGCCAAAAATATCGCCGGGGAAAAGTTATGCGACATTCTTGGGCGTGAAGTTACCGTTACGGGAATCGCTACAGAATTTTGCGTGAAGGAGAGCGTTATTGCCCTCATAAATTCCGGGCGGAAAGTTACGGTTAAGGCTGACATGCTCGGATGGGTTGACGCGGAAAATCACAAGAAGACTCTTGACGAGCTTGCGAAAATGGGCGCGGTGATTGAATGA
- a CDS encoding DUF308 domain-containing protein, translating to MKSLRVNLWVTGGILIVMGVLMMRYPVEAIMTAGMILGIGIIATGINHISAWYFFRQTRFLVAGFLDIIAGLALVIQPGISAFLIPFVIGLWLFSEGISRTCAAFWLGGAEIPGWWMVLISGLAMTAFAVMMCVAPLSSTFSVMMILSGVLIASGVLAVIEGFVTPR from the coding sequence GTGAAAAGTTTGCGCGTAAATTTGTGGGTAACAGGCGGAATATTAATCGTCATGGGCGTGTTGATGATGCGTTATCCAGTCGAGGCGATAATGACGGCGGGAATGATTCTCGGCATCGGAATAATCGCGACGGGAATCAATCACATATCGGCGTGGTATTTCTTCAGGCAGACTCGCTTTCTTGTGGCGGGATTTCTTGACATCATCGCGGGGCTTGCGCTGGTGATTCAGCCGGGTATTAGCGCGTTCCTGATTCCGTTCGTGATTGGCCTGTGGCTTTTCTCTGAGGGAATAAGCCGGACATGCGCGGCGTTCTGGCTGGGCGGGGCAGAGATTCCCGGCTGGTGGATGGTGCTAATCAGCGGGCTTGCTATGACGGCGTTCGCGGTGATGATGTGCGTTGCGCCTCTGAGCAGTACATTTTCGGTGATGATGATTCTTTCGGGGGTGCTGATTGCGTCAGGGGTGCTTGCGGTGATTGAGGGCTTTGTGACTCCGCGTTAG
- the cobT gene encoding nicotinate-nucleotide--dimethylbenzimidazole phosphoribosyltransferase, producing MNRIASITPPDSQAMKAAHEIQASLAKPSGSLGELEQITVKLAGITGHAKNPIPRKIICLFASDHGIYDEGVCSSPQEFTRKLMELYAGSQNAAINILSRQANAELRLYDLGVKNLAPRQNIITRKFLPDGTANFLHGRAMSPETVRAVISFGIDVVRDLRSEGFGLIGTGEAGMGNTSPACACIMAGTGTHDASLVGRGAGLDDESFSRKKRVILDALKLHAPNLSDPVNILSCIGGLDIVAITGIFLGGAVYHVPVVADGVISIAGALMAYMIEPLTREYMFTSHESQEPAYFHALKAMNLSAPLKLGMRLGEGTGAAIMMQIIDDAIAIINSMAKLQELTPPGLP from the coding sequence ATGAACCGAATAGCCTCAATTACTCCGCCCGACTCCCAGGCCATGAAAGCCGCCCACGAAATTCAAGCCTCACTCGCAAAACCTTCCGGCAGTCTCGGAGAACTCGAACAAATCACAGTCAAACTCGCAGGAATCACAGGACACGCAAAAAACCCAATCCCCCGGAAAATTATTTGCCTATTCGCCTCAGATCACGGAATCTACGATGAGGGAGTCTGCTCTTCTCCGCAGGAGTTTACCCGGAAATTGATGGAGCTTTACGCAGGGAGTCAGAATGCCGCGATAAATATTCTTTCACGCCAGGCAAATGCAGAGTTACGGCTCTATGATCTCGGAGTCAAAAATCTTGCCCCCCGTCAAAATATAATCACCCGAAAATTTCTGCCGGACGGGACAGCTAATTTCCTTCATGGTCGTGCAATGTCTCCTGAAACAGTGAGGGCTGTTATCTCATTCGGGATTGATGTCGTACGTGATTTGCGCTCTGAGGGATTCGGGCTAATCGGCACAGGCGAGGCCGGAATGGGAAACACGTCCCCTGCCTGCGCGTGTATCATGGCCGGGACTGGGACGCATGATGCCTCACTTGTCGGACGCGGGGCGGGACTCGATGACGAATCATTTTCCCGCAAGAAGAGAGTCATACTTGACGCGCTGAAGCTCCACGCTCCGAATCTCTCTGACCCCGTAAACATTCTCTCATGCATCGGAGGTCTCGACATTGTCGCGATTACGGGAATATTTCTCGGCGGTGCTGTGTATCACGTTCCTGTTGTTGCTGACGGGGTAATATCGATTGCCGGGGCATTGATGGCGTATATGATTGAGCCGCTGACACGGGAATATATGTTCACGTCCCACGAGTCGCAGGAGCCTGCATATTTTCACGCGCTGAAGGCTATGAATCTTTCAGCCCCCCTGAAGCTGGGAATGAGATTAGGCGAGGGAACCGGGGCGGCAATAATGATGCAGATAATTGATGACGCAATCGCTATAATTAACAGCATGGCAAAACTTCAGGAGCTTACCCCTCCCGGCCTCCCCTAA